In one Gemmatimonadota bacterium genomic region, the following are encoded:
- a CDS encoding copper chaperone PCu(A)C — protein sequence MLCTLLTVACAPAGGGVTIEQAVLVLPIGGAPAAVYFTAHNRGAAPDTILGVAVDVASQTTMHTQQQHRMPSSGGSLALMTPVEAVPIASGEALRFSPGGFHAMVENFRRPIVRGDTVRATVRLSGGRATFSVAHVVTYDDLDSALAPTSTAQPMRAAFARAFAAVSGRTRNTAPAPSVAEGRTLYLANGCATCHGPTGQGDGPIGKTLDPQPRNFRDSAAFKNGTDPAAVAHTIAVGIAQGGAMPLFAHLTNDERLSLALYVTSLRHTTYERKSQP from the coding sequence GTGCTCTGCACGCTGCTCACCGTTGCGTGCGCGCCAGCGGGTGGCGGCGTGACAATTGAGCAGGCGGTGCTCGTACTACCGATCGGCGGCGCGCCGGCGGCCGTGTACTTCACGGCGCACAACCGGGGCGCCGCCCCTGATACGATCCTCGGCGTCGCGGTCGACGTTGCCAGCCAGACCACGATGCACACGCAGCAACAACACCGCATGCCGTCCAGCGGCGGATCGCTTGCACTCATGACCCCTGTCGAAGCGGTGCCGATTGCCTCGGGGGAAGCGCTTCGCTTTTCCCCCGGCGGGTTTCATGCCATGGTCGAAAACTTTCGTCGGCCGATCGTGCGAGGCGACACCGTGCGGGCAACGGTGCGACTCTCCGGCGGGCGGGCGACGTTCTCCGTTGCGCACGTCGTGACCTACGACGATCTCGACAGTGCGCTTGCCCCCACTTCCACGGCTCAACCCATGCGAGCCGCCTTCGCTCGCGCGTTCGCCGCCGTGAGCGGTCGAACACGGAACACCGCTCCGGCTCCATCCGTCGCGGAGGGACGCACGCTGTATTTGGCAAACGGATGCGCCACCTGCCACGGCCCCACAGGCCAGGGCGACGGCCCTATTGGCAAAACACTCGACCCTCAACCGCGCAATTTTCGTGACAGCGCTGCATTCAAGAATGGAACCGACCCTGCTGCCGTTGCCCACACGATTGCCGTGGGCATCGCACAAGGCGGAGCCATGCCGCTCTTCGCACACCTCACCAACGACGAGCGACTCTCGCTCGCGCTGTATGTGACGTCGCTGCGCCATACGACCTACGAAAGGAAATCCCAACCATGA
- a CDS encoding amidohydrolase family protein — MRRRLELHALSLVALATLTATAAAQTPRTERWRWLDSSTATSNDPRRVPMPPGYYAPTGSIVLTGGRLWDGTGAPARNATVVITGNQIAAILPPGSTNWPKDARVIDVAGKTVMPGLIDLHTHIDYRNPGNSDAQAFSLADGALRGVERLRYYIEGGITTIRDTGSDRETPFVLKQWITEGRLAGPRIFAAGSLIVGRGGHGGEVEIDGARALPSVREASGADAWRDAVRDQVRKGADFIKVASHFSDEEIRAAVTEAHELGVKIIADAETFYIERAVRAGVDMIEHPLPRTDETIKLMAERKVASDPTLIPYSIIFRLSGGYFGSTSRRFTFSDSANFTLVKKMKDAGITLGIGTDLVSDWYRYLPWPYHEEMRQFVRLGYTVPEVLGIATRVNAQLLDMGDKLGTLERGKLADVLVVAGRPDVVLDDIANVDLVIRDGRLQVQRGQIVVPRHEPVPPPKAGGKEPKVP; from the coding sequence ATGCGTCGTCGTCTTGAGCTCCACGCGCTTTCGCTTGTTGCGCTCGCCACGCTCACCGCAACCGCTGCCGCGCAGACGCCACGCACGGAACGCTGGCGGTGGCTCGACTCAAGCACCGCCACGAGTAACGACCCGCGCCGCGTTCCGATGCCGCCCGGTTACTACGCCCCCACCGGCAGCATCGTCCTCACCGGCGGTCGCCTCTGGGACGGCACCGGCGCTCCGGCCCGGAATGCGACGGTCGTAATCACCGGCAACCAGATTGCCGCCATCCTTCCGCCCGGTAGCACCAACTGGCCCAAGGACGCACGCGTCATCGACGTCGCTGGCAAAACCGTCATGCCGGGGCTCATCGACCTCCACACGCACATCGATTATCGCAACCCAGGCAACTCCGATGCGCAAGCCTTCAGCTTGGCCGACGGCGCGTTGCGCGGCGTCGAGCGGCTGCGATACTACATCGAAGGGGGCATCACCACCATTCGCGACACGGGCTCCGATCGCGAAACCCCCTTTGTGCTCAAGCAGTGGATCACCGAAGGGCGGCTCGCCGGACCACGCATTTTTGCGGCGGGCTCACTGATCGTTGGCCGCGGCGGTCATGGCGGCGAAGTCGAGATTGACGGCGCGCGCGCCCTCCCGAGCGTGCGCGAAGCATCCGGAGCCGATGCGTGGCGCGACGCCGTACGCGATCAGGTGCGCAAAGGCGCCGATTTCATCAAAGTGGCAAGCCACTTCTCCGACGAAGAAATCCGCGCCGCCGTCACCGAAGCGCACGAACTCGGCGTGAAGATCATCGCCGACGCCGAGACGTTCTACATCGAGCGGGCCGTCCGCGCGGGCGTCGACATGATCGAACACCCGCTCCCCCGCACCGACGAAACGATCAAGCTGATGGCAGAGCGCAAAGTGGCCTCAGACCCAACGCTCATCCCGTACTCGATCATCTTCCGCCTGAGCGGTGGCTACTTCGGCTCCACCAGCCGCCGCTTCACATTCTCTGACTCCGCAAACTTTACGCTCGTCAAGAAGATGAAGGACGCGGGCATTACGCTCGGCATCGGCACCGACCTCGTCTCCGACTGGTATCGCTACCTCCCGTGGCCCTATCACGAGGAGATGCGCCAGTTCGTCCGGCTCGGTTACACCGTGCCCGAAGTCCTCGGCATTGCCACGCGCGTGAACGCGCAGTTGCTCGACATGGGCGACAAACTCGGCACCCTCGAACGCGGCAAACTCGCCGACGTGCTCGTGGTGGCTGGCCGTCCTGATGTGGTGTTGGATGACATCGCGAATGTAGACCTCGTCATTCGCGATGGGCGCCTGCAGGTGCAGCGCGGGCAAATCGTGGTGCCGCGACATGAACCGGTGCCGCCGCCGAAGGCTGGGGGCAAGGAACCGAAGGTTCCGTAA
- a CDS encoding HNH endonuclease, whose translation MATPQKRRRRSGGGGGKPRIEHTSVPTGRAAYAETREWLLHSHGPVCAYCGRTFPALTLTLDHVTPRRGQSAYDRRDNLVLACKTCNTAKADKSFLAWVLGGRARARHLFMYGQHLSDGILDILRPMVGDEVVLPTPKPAKRPRKKSAKELFGAQPHDGGESPYGEPSPYSDAEPLPPRKPIRTVGARTPAKPVVKAPAAAAAPAKRRRRRGGRGRGGAK comes from the coding sequence ATGGCGACTCCTCAGAAACGCCGCCGGCGCTCCGGCGGTGGCGGCGGAAAACCCCGCATCGAACACACGTCGGTCCCCACGGGGCGCGCGGCCTACGCCGAAACGCGCGAGTGGTTGCTCCACTCGCATGGTCCGGTGTGCGCGTACTGTGGCCGCACTTTCCCTGCGCTCACACTGACGCTCGACCACGTGACGCCGCGCCGAGGCCAGTCGGCATATGATCGGCGCGACAACCTTGTGCTCGCCTGCAAAACGTGCAACACCGCCAAAGCCGACAAATCCTTCCTCGCCTGGGTACTCGGCGGACGGGCGCGTGCGCGGCACCTCTTTATGTACGGGCAGCATCTGAGCGACGGCATTCTCGATATTCTCCGGCCGATGGTTGGGGACGAAGTTGTATTGCCGACCCCAAAGCCAGCGAAGCGCCCGCGCAAGAAGTCGGCGAAGGAGCTCTTTGGTGCGCAGCCGCATGATGGCGGGGAGTCGCCGTACGGGGAGCCGTCTCCCTACAGCGATGCGGAGCCGCTCCCACCGCGCAAACCGATTCGGACTGTTGGCGCGCGTACGCCGGCAAAGCCGGTCGTGAAGGCGCCCGCAGCCGCTGCGGCTCCTGCAAAACGTCGGCGCCGTCGTGGCGGCCGCGGTCGAGGCGGCGCCAAGTAA
- a CDS encoding CPBP family intramembrane metalloprotease, with product MRAPVLMGGALVVPLVVVAPYIIRSLANQLHSANSATLQLLCAAAFVAVVQAAAWCVRRSAGWPMHMANSRAWMRGAVRFVLAGVPLVVLLSARTSSATPLIDGARAQWLMLTALLPALTEELAFRGLLTETVSAAVAELVGRVRVRAGVTLVVVSLTFALAHGGITRPALGWSLIAARFAAGLVFGSLAFGDRSLLAPMLAHAMYDAAVAHCW from the coding sequence GTGCGGGCGCCGGTTCTGATGGGTGGCGCGCTGGTGGTGCCGCTTGTGGTGGTGGCTCCGTACATCATTCGATCGCTTGCAAACCAGCTTCATTCGGCGAATTCCGCGACGTTGCAACTGCTGTGCGCTGCTGCATTTGTCGCGGTGGTGCAGGCCGCCGCTTGGTGCGTGCGCCGCAGTGCGGGCTGGCCGATGCACATGGCGAACTCCCGTGCGTGGATGCGGGGTGCTGTGCGCTTCGTCCTCGCCGGCGTCCCCCTCGTGGTTCTACTGTCCGCTCGCACCAGCTCGGCGACGCCCCTGATCGACGGCGCGCGTGCCCAATGGCTGATGCTCACCGCGCTCCTGCCGGCCCTGACCGAGGAGCTCGCATTCCGGGGACTGCTCACGGAGACCGTCAGTGCGGCGGTCGCGGAGCTGGTCGGGCGCGTCCGCGTGCGCGCGGGCGTGACGTTGGTGGTTGTGTCGCTGACATTCGCTCTCGCGCACGGGGGCATCACCAGGCCCGCCCTGGGGTGGTCGCTCATCGCCGCGCGGTTCGCGGCGGGGCTCGTCTTCGGTTCGTTGGCATTCGGCGATCGCTCGTTGCTCGCCCCGATGCTGGCGCACGCGATGTACGACGCTGCCGTCGCCCACTGCTGGTAA
- a CDS encoding DUF167 domain-containing protein, whose protein sequence is MLTVTPRGDAVRFAVRVQPKASRVGVDGLYGDALKVRVHAPPVDGAANAAVIEVIADALGVPKRAVRIVSGDSSRSKVVEVDGVSVAQVRALE, encoded by the coding sequence ATGCTGACGGTGACGCCGCGCGGGGACGCCGTGCGTTTTGCCGTGCGCGTGCAACCCAAGGCCAGCCGAGTGGGCGTGGATGGGTTGTACGGCGACGCGCTGAAGGTGCGCGTGCATGCACCACCTGTGGACGGCGCCGCGAACGCCGCGGTGATCGAGGTGATTGCCGACGCGCTGGGCGTGCCCAAGCGCGCGGTCCGCATTGTGAGTGGCGACAGCTCACGATCGAAAGTGGTGGAGGTGGACGGCGTGAGCGTGGCGCAGGTGCGGGCGCTGGAATGA
- a CDS encoding YggT family protein, which translates to MAGVVQTLDLTLGFIRGGFFVVALVLAGVCALDWLVRARKVNQFSALARFMRGTVDPLIAPIEARVVRAGGVPQATPWWALVFVILAGIVLISLLEFIRNQVAFLLFSIDSGPRGIYRVLVAWSFAILQLALIVRVILSWVRVRPGHWIVRWSYNLSEPLLRPLRRLIPPLGMMDITPIIGYLLLNLLQSFFLRLW; encoded by the coding sequence GTGGCTGGCGTTGTGCAAACTCTGGATCTCACGCTCGGTTTCATTCGCGGCGGTTTTTTTGTCGTCGCACTCGTGCTCGCCGGTGTGTGCGCGCTCGACTGGCTCGTGCGCGCCCGCAAGGTGAATCAGTTCAGTGCGCTCGCACGGTTCATGCGCGGCACGGTGGACCCGCTTATCGCTCCTATCGAAGCACGCGTGGTGCGCGCGGGCGGGGTCCCGCAGGCCACACCGTGGTGGGCGCTGGTCTTCGTGATCCTCGCCGGCATCGTGCTCATTTCGCTGCTCGAGTTCATCCGCAACCAAGTCGCGTTCCTGTTGTTCTCCATCGACAGCGGACCACGCGGTATCTACCGCGTGCTGGTGGCGTGGTCGTTTGCGATTCTGCAGCTCGCGCTCATTGTGCGCGTGATTCTCTCGTGGGTGCGTGTGCGCCCAGGGCACTGGATCGTGCGCTGGAGCTACAATCTGAGCGAGCCGCTTCTGCGTCCGCTCCGCCGCCTCATTCCGCCACTCGGCATGATGGACATCACGCCGATCATTGGCTATCTGCTGCTGAACCTGCTGCAGAGTTTCTTCCTGCGACTGTGGTAG
- a CDS encoding aldehyde dehydrogenase family protein, which yields MTSTLPPTLSNSETTASPPSLGGRPVESRDPATGELWRSFPTTSAADVEAAVARARQAQPAWAATPLGDRIQMLRRFHDVLYRRRHEVADIITRENGKPLAEALSTEITIAMDFANFYAAEAPRFLRGKWRTGATMGMMRKRVKILHDPYGVVGIISPWNYPFMLATVEIFPALVTGNTVLLKPSEFTPSCGAMIGTLFAEAGVPADVLTVLQGDGSTGAALSGAPVDKIFFTGSVATGRKVASACGNRLVPCSLELGGSDAAIVLADANVAHAARGILWGRFSNAGQTCVAPKRVFAHADVYDELVSEMSRIVGALRVGAGSSVDTDVVAVIRPSSVTTLTEQRDDAIARGSRVAASAAAPVGSTGSYFAPTVLVDVPADAKVLTEETFGPLLPVVKVRDDNEAVARANASNFGLSASVWSRNTAHAAAVAARIETGSVTLNDAIVSPGMVEVPHGGVKSSGIGRTHGIAGLEECVRPKAVIADQFTGWRQAWWFGYSREHADGLDAFVRLAHSKSVLERLAAIPAVVRLLFSPRRPL from the coding sequence ATGACCTCCACCTTGCCCCCGACGCTAAGCAACAGTGAGACCACAGCTTCCCCCCCTTCGTTAGGGGGGCGGCCCGTTGAATCCCGCGACCCGGCCACCGGCGAGCTCTGGCGGTCATTCCCCACCACCTCGGCGGCTGACGTCGAGGCCGCCGTCGCCCGGGCCAGACAGGCCCAGCCGGCCTGGGCGGCCACCCCCCTGGGTGACCGGATCCAGATGCTGCGGCGCTTTCACGACGTGCTCTACCGCCGCCGCCACGAGGTGGCTGACATCATTACCCGCGAAAACGGAAAACCGCTCGCGGAGGCACTCAGCACCGAAATCACCATCGCGATGGACTTCGCGAATTTCTACGCCGCCGAGGCCCCACGGTTCCTCCGCGGCAAGTGGCGCACCGGCGCGACCATGGGGATGATGCGAAAGCGGGTCAAGATTCTGCACGACCCCTACGGCGTGGTCGGCATTATCTCGCCGTGGAACTACCCGTTCATGCTGGCGACGGTCGAAATTTTCCCCGCCCTCGTCACGGGCAACACCGTGCTCCTCAAGCCGAGCGAGTTCACCCCGTCGTGCGGCGCGATGATCGGCACGCTCTTCGCCGAGGCCGGCGTGCCGGCCGACGTGCTGACGGTGCTACAGGGCGATGGCTCCACTGGCGCCGCACTGTCTGGCGCGCCGGTCGACAAGATTTTCTTTACCGGCAGTGTGGCGACTGGGCGCAAAGTGGCGTCCGCCTGCGGCAACCGACTGGTGCCCTGCTCGCTCGAACTCGGCGGTAGCGACGCCGCGATCGTGCTTGCCGACGCCAATGTGGCGCACGCCGCGCGCGGCATTCTCTGGGGCCGATTTAGCAACGCGGGCCAAACGTGCGTGGCGCCAAAGCGTGTGTTTGCCCACGCCGACGTGTACGACGAACTCGTGTCGGAGATGTCGCGGATTGTCGGCGCGCTGCGGGTGGGTGCCGGTTCGTCGGTGGACACCGATGTCGTGGCGGTCATTCGCCCGTCATCGGTCACGACGCTCACCGAGCAGCGCGACGATGCCATCGCGCGCGGTAGTCGCGTTGCCGCGAGTGCCGCAGCACCGGTGGGATCCACGGGCAGCTACTTCGCCCCCACGGTTCTGGTGGACGTGCCGGCCGACGCGAAGGTGCTGACCGAAGAAACGTTTGGTCCGCTGCTTCCCGTGGTAAAGGTTCGCGACGACAACGAAGCCGTGGCTCGCGCCAATGCGAGTAATTTTGGATTGTCGGCGAGCGTGTGGAGCCGGAACACCGCACATGCCGCCGCCGTGGCCGCGCGCATCGAAACCGGCAGCGTGACGCTCAACGACGCGATTGTTTCGCCTGGTATGGTAGAAGTGCCGCACGGCGGCGTGAAGTCGAGTGGCATCGGTCGCACGCACGGCATAGCGGGGCTGGAAGAGTGCGTACGTCCCAAGGCCGTGATTGCCGATCAGTTCACCGGCTGGCGACAGGCGTGGTGGTTTGGCTACTCGCGCGAGCATGCAGACGGGCTCGACGCCTTTGTGCGCCTCGCCCACAGCAAGAGCGTACTCGAACGACTCGCCGCCATTCCCGCTGTGGTCCGGCTGTTGTTTTCGCCGCGACGCCCCCTGTAA
- a CDS encoding RNA polymerase sigma factor — translation MNEIDPAVPLRARAGDEKAFIEIVEYYYPRCLRFARNMLGSDQDAEEAVQDAFVRVFDSFPRFREDARFDPWLFRILANRCRTIHARSRRHQSMIEYGDLPLSAAAAPEEEEFGADWAEEVRVILETLPVEQKEAFLLRHVEDLSYEDIAAVTGVGLSALRMRVKRACDTLRARLTKVEK, via the coding sequence GTGAACGAGATCGATCCAGCCGTTCCCCTGCGGGCCAGAGCCGGCGATGAGAAGGCGTTCATCGAGATCGTGGAGTACTACTATCCGCGGTGTCTCCGGTTTGCGCGCAACATGTTGGGGAGTGACCAGGACGCCGAAGAGGCCGTGCAGGATGCGTTCGTGCGGGTGTTCGACAGTTTCCCGCGGTTTCGGGAAGACGCCCGGTTCGATCCGTGGCTTTTTCGCATTTTGGCCAATCGGTGCCGCACGATCCACGCTCGTTCGCGGCGGCATCAGTCGATGATCGAGTACGGCGATCTGCCCCTGTCGGCGGCGGCGGCGCCCGAGGAAGAAGAGTTCGGCGCGGATTGGGCCGAAGAAGTGCGGGTGATTTTGGAAACGCTCCCGGTGGAGCAGAAGGAAGCGTTCCTGCTGCGTCACGTCGAGGATTTGTCATACGAAGACATCGCCGCAGTGACCGGAGTCGGTCTCTCGGCATTACGAATGCGGGTGAAGCGCGCGTGTGATACGCTGCGCGCCCGGCTGACCAAGGTGGAGAAATGA
- a CDS encoding isoamylase early set domain-containing protein gives MITDERDEVIDRAARSLSALPMVNPMAVLEITSAAAVHRSMRPARARAVLGWFRRPSLSLASTGLLMAAALVIGFVTRAAMTGAAETLGTQTSEHPVLTPAADAGAASRGVPVPMVYDAKNARSVTIVGDFNSWDPSATPMTRVGVDGPWAATVLAKPGRHVYAFLVDGTTLVADPRSPKARDNDYGGDASVLMVPTP, from the coding sequence ATGATCACGGACGAGCGGGACGAGGTGATTGACAGAGCGGCGCGTTCACTGTCGGCATTGCCGATGGTGAATCCGATGGCCGTGCTCGAAATCACATCGGCGGCTGCGGTGCACCGGTCCATGCGACCGGCGCGCGCGCGCGCGGTTTTGGGTTGGTTCCGTCGACCGTCGCTCTCTCTGGCTTCAACTGGGCTTCTGATGGCGGCCGCGCTGGTCATTGGGTTTGTAACGCGCGCCGCGATGACGGGCGCCGCAGAGACGCTTGGCACGCAGACGTCGGAGCATCCGGTGCTGACGCCGGCCGCCGATGCCGGAGCCGCCTCGCGCGGTGTGCCGGTGCCGATGGTGTACGACGCCAAGAATGCGCGCTCGGTGACCATCGTCGGTGATTTCAATAGTTGGGACCCCTCGGCTACCCCCATGACGCGTGTGGGAGTGGATGGTCCGTGGGCGGCGACGGTGCTCGCAAAGCCCGGCCGCCATGTGTACGCGTTCCTGGTCGACGGTACGACGCTGGTCGCCGACCCACGCTCCCCCAAGGCGCGCGACAACGATTACGGGGGCGACGCCTCCGTGCTGATGGTACCTACGCCATGA